Proteins co-encoded in one Papilio machaon chromosome 24, ilPapMach1.1, whole genome shotgun sequence genomic window:
- the LOC106713900 gene encoding pyridoxal phosphate homeostasis protein, whose protein sequence is MSAQSAQEIDIMHGLKTVLAQIESAVARRSKDLPQVTPRLVAVSKIKPATLIVQAYEAGQRHFGENYVNELADKAKDPLILDNCKEIKWHFIGHLQTNKINKLLGSPGLFMVETVDSEKLADNLNKQWLKYRKEEEKLKIMVQINTSGEEAKNGIEPPETCQLVEHVLRNCPNLEFTGLMTIGQYDYDLSKGPNPDFITLAKCREEVCNKLNLDIKNVELSMGMSSDFEHAIEVGATTVRVGSNIFGARPPNFKP, encoded by the exons ATGTCAGCACAGAGTGCACAAGAAATAGACATTATGCACGgattaaaaactgttttggcTCAAATAGAGTCTGCCGTAGCCCGGAGGAGTAAA gaTCTGCCGCAAGTAACACCTAGATTAGTAGCGGTATCAAAAATAAAGCCTGCTACATTAATAGTACAAGCTTATGAAGCAGGGCAGAGACATTTTGgagaaaattatgtaaatgaaCTTGCAGATAAAGCTAAAGACCCATTAATATTGGATAACTGTAAGGAAATAAAGTGGCATTTCATTGGTCacctacaaacaaataaaataaacaaacttctTGGCTCTCCAGGATTGTTTATGGTTGAAACTGTTGATTCTGAAAAACTGgctgataatttaaataaacaatggctgaaatatagaaaagaggaagaaaaattaaagatcATGGTGCAAATAAATACTAGTGGTGAAGAAG CAAAAAATGGCATTGAACCACCAGAGACATGTCAACTAGTTGAACATGTATTGAGGAATTGTCCAAACCTCGAATTTACTGGCTTAATGACTATCGGCCAGTATGACTATGATTTATCAAAAGGCCCCAATCCAGATTTCATAACATTGGCAAAGTGTCGGGAAGAAGTTTGCAACAAACTGAATttggatataaaaaatgtagaatTGTCTATGGGTATGTCCAGTGATTTTGAACATGCT ATTGAAGTCGGAGCCACCACAGTTCGTGTTGGGTCAAATATCTTTGGTGCTAGACCGCCGAATTTTAAACCTTAA